Below is a genomic region from Equus caballus isolate H_3958 breed thoroughbred chromosome X, TB-T2T, whole genome shotgun sequence.
ATACAATTACCAAGCTTAACAACTTGGGGAACAATTCCAGGATGGAGCTGCCAAAatcaagacaaaacagaaaagtgaaaCTGTGGAGGTGTCTTTCCTCATGAAAGCAAGCAGATTTACATCAGAGACACAGCCCGGGGTGTCCCACCTTCAATCCGTGTTGCAGCCCTccagggccctgggctcctccccCATGGACTGACCCATAGGAAGAGGGCTTgcttgctctccctccctctctccttccccccaccccttccccctggGTGGCTCTCACCTAGACTGCTCTGACTGCTTTCCCATGCACAACATAGAATTTGGCTCCCAGGTCTggggcttccttcccctccctgcccaccttcctTTCTCCAACATCTCACTGAGGGCTCCAGAGCGGAGAGGGAATGGGGTgggagcccagggctctgctACCTCACTGGGGGTCCAGCATTCTGCCAGGACCAGGACACCACCAGGGATGGCCCATGATGCTGGAGCAAGGAGGTGAGTGGGGCTGGGCttaggaggcagggagggaacaGGTGGGGATGAGGACAGAGTGAAGTtaggaggaaagagatgagagagacacAGGGGAGTAGagacaagggagagagagaaagcaaagcaaagcaaagggaagagaaaaaaactctGCCCTGGTGGTGGGggtcagggaagaagagagaagaaaggggtgaTGGCTCCCCTGCTGCAGCCCTTTCCTTCATCTGCCGTGGCTGGCCCTGGACCCGAGGTCGGAATGGAAAAGGTGCACTTGTTGGGCTGGGAGGGCAGTGGATGTTGGTTGACACTTTGTCACCTGTGTGAGCTCAGTCTGAACTGCGAATGGGAAATGGAGCAGCCCCGGGGGCGAGACCTTCCCCAGAAAGAATAAATAGTCAGGCCCCAGCTCAGCACGAGGCTGAGGGTCTGTGGCCCCCTCTATGACCACCTTCTCTCCTGATGGCCCCTGTGCACTGGTGCCTGTCTTAGTCGAGTCCTTGTCTGAGGAATCACACCCATCTTGGGTGACCCAGGGATACTCTGAAGGTCCAAGCAGGATGATGTAActtgtggagggagggaggggctgtgccCTTGAGAGGCCTGTCCTCTAAGCACAGGTGAGGGgcacagaaaagaaatggcagGGCCTGTGGTCCACCCAGAAGACCAGGACTGCTGCCTCCTGCAAACAGTCACTGTCAGCGGTAGCTCAGGCTCCCAGGAGGCAACAGAGGGTACAACTGACCTTATGTTGGTTGACTTATCTGGGAAGGTGGTGCACAGGGAGTTTCTGTCTGCGCTCATCTCTTCTGGCTCCAGCCCTTGGCCCTTGTCCAACTTCCCTGCAGCCTTCACCTGTGATTATGAGGAGGAACAACGTGGACCAGAGGAAGAGAGCCAGGATGACCCTGCACCCCAGTTCCTATGTTTGCTAACAAATCCACTTCCGGCCTCTTGCCACCACCCCATGagccctcccaccttccctttaAAGAAGGATCTGGGTACTGAACCTCACCTCGTTGCTGGGGAGGTTCAAGTTCTTGATGTTGGAGGCATTCTGCATAGTGGTGGACAGGCCAGCCAGCTGGCAGGGTTTCGTGTTGCTCAGGTTCCAGGGCAAAAGCTATGATGAGGAAAGAGAGTGAGGACCTCAACCAGGGATATCTGAGACGAATCTGCCTCTTCTACCTGAACTCTCCCCATTCACCATCAATCCCAGCAGTGGGCCCAAGTCCTCACCTTGGGCATGTTCTCTCCATGGATCTGCAGGGAGGCAGCCATGTCATTTCCAGGATTCGGTACCATTTCCACACCAAGGGTCACCAAGGCTCAAAGAGGCcgagaggaggaaatgagaaggCTGAGAGGGGCCCAGCTGGTACAGCCCCGGCACCAACCCCTCCCCAGGTTTCCATCCCTAAGTCTCCTTCCCAACAATTGGAcccctctgccctcaccctccCTAGAATTACTGCTGGAGCCTACCAGGGTCAAAGCGGAGTTTGTGGATGTCAAGAGACTGCCGGGAGACATCATATAGTTTGTGCATGGTCAGCTGCAGAGTTAGAGATGGGATTTAGTGGCTCTGAGTCTGAGGTGGTGAAGGGAGGTAGTAGGCGGGGGTGGAAGAGGTGGGTCTGCATGTGAGTGCACAACTCGTTTGAGTCTGCACTAACTTTATCTGCTTCACCTTTTCTGACTTCAGCTCCTTCTGCACAGAGCAGGGTGCATCAGAGGGGCTGACAAAGATAGATATCTGCAAAGAGCACAAGAGGGGCTGGGTAAGCACCAGGAAATCTGAGCCTTGGGATCAAGCAAGACCTTGCCGCTGTCCTGCCCCCTCGCCCCTCGCTAACCCTGGTCATGTCTTTGACACACACCCTTTCATTATTCTTATCCCAAATCTTGCCGTTGATATTCTTCAATGCAAAGGCAATGTTGGCATTCTCAACGAAGAACTGGGCCTGCATTTTCTCATAGTGAAACTATGGGGAGAGTGACAAGAGAAACAGAATACGAGACCAGAGGGCCCTGCCCATCTGGACCCTCAAGCTGCCTTGTTTCTACTTCTCCACCTCTCTGTCCTCTTACTTCGACTGGGGTGAAGGGGACACTGCATTGCTTCTGAATCAAACTGAGCAGCCACTTCTCATCATATTTTATGCCAAATGGAACCTAGGAGTGAGAGAAGATGAGAGAGGAAATTGACATAATGGAATCTAAGGTTAAGATAAGACCCCCCCCCCATATCTTCCTTTCAGTCCTGTTTTTCaggctttaaaataatttcttaagatAGAACAATATCCATTATTTATAACTTTTGTACCGGACATGGATTTCCTAAATACCCTTTTTTCCGTTCAAATACTTTTCTTCAAATAATCAACTTAAGATGTTTAACATGTACTCTCTTTTATAAAATTCCAAGAGATCCTACCTAAGGCAGACCTGGCCTGCCCCTCTGACAAGAACCCGAGATTCAACCCTCTCCCACACTAGCTTGAGCCAAATGAGCCTTGCTGGGTGGAGGTGCTCCATCTCCTTGGCAGTAGTTTCCTCCTTGGCTTTTAGATAACCtctcccattctcctctcccaTTCTCCCTACAGTCAGTCTGTTCCTTTTTTGCTGCTGCTCTGAGTCTGCCTTTATATGACTAGGATGTTAACTCTAGGTAATAAAATGACAGATGACCAACTCCTCTGCCTCAGAAGAGTACCTAGCATCCCTACACCAGTCCAGCACAACACCCTGTGTTCATCTTCTCCTAAATATTAAGTCCATCTTGCCAGGACACTCACTGTGATCTTGAACCAGCTCCCTGAGGTCTCATCCTGCTTGTTCCCCTCCGTTCTTCTCTCTGGAGGCTTTTGCTCTCTCTCCATGTTAACGTGGGTTTGGTCTTGTTTCTGAAAAGTGCCTCTCCGATGACAGGGTGGAATGGCATAGGGAGCACTGTGGGGAAGTGGAGACAAAGAAGCAGTCGATATATACTCAAAACGTCTCTACACGTTTGCCCCACTGATACCAGGGCTACAACAAAGTTTGCTCTACCCTTAACCTGATCCTGTCTTTCCTCACTCTTCCAGACTGGAGAGAAAAGTGATATTGAACTACAGAGTTATGGATTCCACTGGCTGGTACTTTCCAGCCATGCTGACTGGTCACTTACTATCTTATTCCAGTGTCCACAGGAGCATCACTTGTTTCAGGATCTCCATCTTGCTGCTGGTGAGATGAAGGATGAATGCCAGAACTGACTTCTTCAGACCAATTACTATATCTCCTTCGGTAAATACCCCagcatctttctcttctttttaagaaTTTAGGTTGGTTATTTCGCCCTGAAATTGAGAACAACACATCATTAGTTCCAATACCAGAAAAAGTAATGGGTAAATATCATGGCTAATGAAGGAATATCGCTGACTTCTCTAAACTAAAAAGAAGTGCATCACAGGGCTCAAAAGGTTGAAAGATTTCACTGTGGTTCCGCTTCCTGGAAGACGAGAGGTGGGGAGCATTCACAGCCAAGAAGAAAATAAGCACAGAGGAAAGGGTTTGGGACTAGGGTTTAATTGTGATGTTAGTCCCTGCTCTGCCCGTTTCAGGCTAGGTGACCCGGGACACGTTGTTTATCATCTCTAACTCTCACTTCCCTCTTCTGCTCTAGGGTGATAGTAAAATCGACCCTGAAAGTTTGGTGTTATGGTTCCAGGATCAAAGGTGAGTTCCCTGCAAGGAGGAAGGATTatagaaatgagagagaagtcTGATGAAAATATCTGGAATGAAGCCTGGAGAAACAGAATATGGAGAATacgaaaagagagagggagagaataaaaGGAGACATAATGAACATGTCTAACACATGGTTAGTCTGAGTCCCgggaaaaatgagagagaatagtGGAGAAGTGGTATTTGAAGAGATCTTGGTTGAGAAGTTTCCAAAAGTAAGAAGATATCAAGTAGTCTAACAATATTGATAGGAGAAAAATTATGCTTTAAGGAAAAACATTCCTAAAGAAAAGACATGCCTTTTATAATGATGTGAATCTGGCAAAAACTGGGGAAATTTGTGATCAGAAAACTCaaactaaaagaaatattaaaggttCTTCTTCAGGTAGAAGAAATATGGTCCCAGATGGAGGCACATAGGTGCAGGAAAGAAAGACTAATGACATTTGTGAATATGTAGGCAAATCTAAATAAGTATTGGCTATATAGCATAATGATAATAAGTTCTTTTGGAGGTTGAAATATACATAGAGTTAAAATGCATGACAATAAAATGGGAGGGGTAAATGGAATCAAAGTGTTGCAAGGTCCCTTCATTATCTGAGGACCTTGAAAGATCTAATTTACAATAGACTGTGaaaattctaaaatgtacatTGTAATCTTAAAGGTAAACATGACAAGAAAGGCAGAAGAATTTTTAACTATCTAGCAAAATGAGATAACAGtttaatagttaaaaataatgatttcaaaagaaagcagaagaaaaaggaacttagaacaggcaaaaataaatgtaataaggAATATAGAAACCAAATTATACctatatttac
It encodes:
- the LOC100060240 gene encoding nuclear RNA export factor 3 isoform X2, giving the protein MRRNNQPKFLKRRERCWGIYRRRYSNWSEEVSSGIHPSSHQQQDGDPETSDAPVDTGIRYAPYAIPPCHRRGTFQKQDQTHVNMEREQKPPERRTEGNKQDETSGSWFKITVPFGIKYDEKWLLSLIQKQCSVPFTPVEFHYEKMQAQFFVENANIAFALKNINGKIWDKNNERVCVKDMTRISIFVSPSDAPCSVQKELKSEKLTMHKLYDVSRQSLDIHKLRFDPALVTLGVEMVPNPGNDMAASLQIHGENMPKLLPWNLSNTKPCQLAGLSTTMQNASNIKNLNLPSNEVKAAGKLDKGQGLEPEEMSADRNSLCTTFPDKSTNISSILELFPKLLSLDSQESRPPTNFGIEAHKRLPTCKGSFFESDALKSLVLQFLRQYYLTYDSGDRQGLLGAYLDKACFSLSIPFNPEDPAPSSLCEYVKDNRNIKKLKDPHLRLQLLKSTKHDIVRSLCVLPTTQHDFSSFVVDQWLQTERMLCFSVNGVFQEVVGKSQGSVRAFTRTFIAISASNSSLCILNDQLFVRDANPKETHSGLFIPVPTPASSSVPTLSQEQQEMVQAFSTQSGMNLQWSQKCLHDSHWDYTKAAQVLALLKAQCKIPEEALTQTDPGS
- the LOC100060240 gene encoding nuclear RNA export factor 3 isoform X1, yielding MRRNNQPKFLKRRERCWGIYRRRYSNWSEEVSSGIHPSSHQQQDGDPETSDAPVDTGIRYAPYAIPPCHRRGTFQKQDQTHVNMEREQKPPERRTEGNKQDETSGSWFKITVPFGIKYDEKWLLSLIQKQCSVPFTPVEFHYEKMQAQFFVENANIAFALKNINGKIWDKNNERISIFVSPSDAPCSVQKELKSEKLTMHKLYDVSRQSLDIHKLRFDPALVTLGVEMVPNPGNDMAASLQIHGENMPKLLPWNLSNTKPCQLAGLSTTMQNASNIKNLNLPSNEVKAAGKLDKGQGLEPEEMSADRNSLCTTFPDKSTNISSILELFPKLLSLDSQESRPPTNFGIEAHKRLPTCKGSFFESDALKSLVLQFLRQYYLTYDSGDRQGLLGAYLDKACFSLSIPFNPEDPAPSSLCEYVKDNRNIKKLKDPHLRLQLLKSTKHDIVRSLCVLPTTQHDFSSFVVDQWLQTERMLCFSVNGVFQEVVGKSQGSVRAFTRTFIAISASNSSLCILNDQLFVRDANPKETHSGLFIPVPTPASSSVPTLSQEQQEMVQAFSTQSGMNLQWSQKCLHDSHWDYTKAAQVLALLKAQCKIPEEALTQTDPGS